The genomic region TATATCAGTTCAGGTAAAGGCTTGATGGTACATCAAGATGGCTGTCGCAATATCAAAGGTCGAGAAAAAGAGCTCGGTAAATTCTTCCCGGTAAAATGGGATAGCGATATCGACCATGAGTTTTTAGCCGCACTGCGCGTTGAAATTATCAACCACCAAGGTGCTCTGTCTAAGTTGACCTCGATTATTACCAAAGCCGATTCTCATATCCGTACCTTGTATACTGAAGAGAAAGACTCTAACTTATACTTAATCACTTTTGAGATAACGTGTAGAGATCGCATACACATTGCTAACATCATTAAAAAAATCAAAATAATACCTGATGTTCAACGCGTTTTCAGACCGAGAAAATAACAACACAGATTACTGAGTAAGCTATGAAAACAATTATTACTACAGACAAGGCACCAAGTGCTATCGGTACTTACAGCCAAGCAGTAAAAGTTCACAATACCGTGTATCTATCAGGGCAAATCCCGTTAGAGCCGCAAACTATGACCGTTGTTGATGGCGGCTTTGCAGAGCAAACACACCAAGTATTTAAGAACCTACAAGCCGTTTGTGAAGCCTCCGGTGGCGATCTAAATGACATGG from Thalassotalea sp. Sam97 harbors:
- a CDS encoding RidA family protein, whose translation is MKTIITTDKAPSAIGTYSQAVKVHNTVYLSGQIPLEPQTMTVVDGGFAEQTHQVFKNLQAVCEASGGDLNDMVKVNIYMTDLDNFAIVNDIMSQYFQQPYPARAAIGVKQLPKGVAIEIDGVLELPNVN